The following coding sequences are from one Luteimonas sp. S4-F44 window:
- a CDS encoding glutathione binding-like protein, whose product MIDLHYWPTPNGHKVTLFLEEAGLDYTIHPVNIGKGDQFKPEFLAFSPNNKMPAIVDHAPADGGAPQTVFESGAILLYLAEKTGRFLPADPRKRIEAIEWLFWQMAGLGPMTGQYGHFNVYAPEKIPYAIERYTNEVNRLLQVLDKRLAGRDFIAGDAYSIADMAAYPWIGVYDKAPIDMTPYPEIRRWHAAIQSRPATQRAYAKARDVNPDAGKPLSEEEKALLFGQGRR is encoded by the coding sequence ATGATCGACCTGCACTACTGGCCCACCCCCAACGGCCACAAGGTCACGCTGTTCCTCGAGGAAGCCGGCCTCGATTACACGATCCACCCGGTCAACATCGGCAAAGGCGACCAGTTCAAGCCCGAGTTCCTCGCGTTCTCGCCGAACAACAAGATGCCGGCGATCGTCGATCACGCCCCGGCCGACGGCGGCGCGCCGCAGACGGTGTTCGAATCCGGTGCGATCCTGCTGTACCTGGCCGAGAAGACCGGCCGCTTCCTGCCCGCCGATCCACGCAAGCGCATCGAAGCGATCGAATGGCTGTTCTGGCAGATGGCAGGCCTGGGACCGATGACCGGCCAGTACGGCCACTTCAACGTCTACGCGCCCGAGAAGATTCCCTATGCGATCGAGCGCTACACCAACGAGGTCAACCGGCTGCTGCAGGTACTCGACAAACGCCTCGCAGGCCGCGACTTCATCGCCGGCGATGCGTACTCGATCGCCGACATGGCCGCGTACCCGTGGATCGGCGTCTACGACAAGGCCCCGATCGATATGACACCCTACCCCGAGATCCGCCGCTGGCACGCCGCGATCCAGTCCCGGCCGGCAACGCAGCGCGCCTACGCCAAGGCGCGAGACGTCAATCCGGACGCCGGCAAGCCGTTGAGCGAGGAAGAGAAGGCGCTGCTGTTCGGACAGGGGCGCCGCTGA